The nucleotide sequence AttaaattttgctttttcctgATGACCGTGAGACCTGGCATTAGCGATGAATATTTCATTAGCAGGGATATGGTCATCACTCCTGTAAGAAGGGGCACTGCCAATGTCATAATCCACCTGCTGGgaacagcttggcaaagaaatgggggaggaggaggaagaggaggaagtatTTTCTGTGCTAGCATTAACAGAGTAAGGTAGATTTAAATAGTGACTGCCACACTCTTGATAGAAGCAGCACGTGTGGAGCTTCTCATACTCCTCCTTCGCCATCCGAAGGCGTTTTCTGTATGGGCAGTCCTGAGGCACAAACCACTCTTGTGGCGAGGTGCCACCAAAGGAGCAGGCGGAGAAGCACCAGTTATTCTGCATGATGATTTCTCCGTGGATTCTCTTCATTAGATTGTTGATGAGGACAGATCTCCGCAGGTAGACTTCAGGATCATCAATAAATTTCAGCTTTTCCAAAGACATGTAAAGAATATGGGCCCGCTCCTCAAACACGGAGATTGTCTGAAAATGCAAAAGACAAAAGACATAGAGCTGAAGGCAGGCACTTTAGTTCCAGGCAAGGAGAGAGAAAATTAAGAAAAGTAATCCCCCTGTGCTACTACCTTTCTCATTCTCTTCCTGAGAGGTGCCTAAAGCTGTCTTGGGAACCTGCTTTTTCTCAGCCACAAAATAGACTCAGGTTTAGGAGGTAAGTAGCTGAGTGTTACAACACAGAGGCAATCACAGGGCACAAATCCAGCATGGGAGAGGGAAATCCAGATCCTCACACCTGGCTCTTTATTTGCACTTGTGTTTAAAACTCAAATGGTTGTGCAGTTTTACTCCAGTGATGACTGAGGACTTTTTGATGTAAATGGACCTAATTCCATCATCCCCCCCAAAGCTCTGAAGCCAAGTGAAGGTCTCTCCCCTACAGTCTCAAGGTTTCCAAGACATAACCAGCAGCCATTGCCTCACACAGCAAGTATTGGAGAACTTCATCCACTGCCAGCTGAAGAGGTCCTCCGGCGAGGAGGTCTCCATTTGCCAAGGTCCCTTATACTGTTCTCGTGTACAGAAGCGCATGGGGGGAAGAAGGCAGGGAGAAAGCCATCCCAAAGCATCACAGCATATGGAGAGCAGCTGTTGGCCTGTGTACTACACCCTGCGCTCTCCAGGACTGGTGGGAACGCAGATAGGCAGGGACAAGGTCAGGAAATGCAGAGAGGATAGGGATTTGCAGAAATCCTGGCTCGACGCCCACAGATTTGTTCTCCCTTCCATGGTCCTTCCAGGACTCCCTTTCTCAGCACTGGCAGCACAAGCAGGTTACTGCCCTCGGGAGGCCCCGGATTCTGCCCTGTAATCGCTACCCTGGGAATCAAAATAAGAGAGGGGGGGAAGGCATGCTACTGTAAGCACCATTAactaattttcatttttagtaAGAATTTGGTTTGCGTAGGAGGAAAGCAGCACAGCACAAAGCGAGACTGCTCTAAATCCCCCCCATCTGTGGCTTGATCATTCTTCCCTTTCCCACATGGTTACAGCATTTTTGCAGAGTGGAAGTCGTAGCTATGAGGACTGAAAGAGCTTAAAGCACAGCTGCTTTTCACATCCATTCAGCTCTCCTCAGCCCTCTAGCTCTTTCCACAGCCTGGTCCTGTCTACAGGGTTTAGAAGCAGCACAGCGCCTCGTAAAAACAAAAATTGGCTGTGTTTTCATGTGAGTTCACAGCTGAAGCTGTCCTTTGTCGGAGAGCGTCATTTTCTACAATATATGAGTCACTTCAAATTATATTAAGCCTACAGGTTAATTTGCGTCCTTTATACCTACTGCAGCAACAGTCCGTGAAGCTGTAAAAGCCTGGAGCAAGCCAGTAAGCCTTGaactggtgagaccgcatctggaatattgtgtccagttctgggcccctcagttccagaaggacagggaactgctggagagagtccagtgcaggacaacaaagatgatgaagggagtggagcatctcccttatgaggaaaggctgagggagctggggctctttagcttggaaaagagaagactgagggatgacctcatttatgtttagaaatatgtaaagggtgagtgtcatgaggatggagccaggctcttctcaatgacaaccaatgataggacaaggggcaatgggtacaaactggaacacaggaggttccacttaaatttgaaaataaacttcttctcagtgagggtaacagacactgaaacaggctgcccaggggggttgtggagtctccttctctggagacattcaaaacccacctggacacattcctgtgaaacctcatctgggtgttcctgctccggcagggggattggactggatgatctttcgaggtcccttccaatccctaacatttggTGATTCTGCGAACCGTTATCCTCCTGGAGATATGTCCTGGAGGGCCACCAGTAGGAACAAGTTGTCAAAGGCTTTCTACTACAAATGTTTGCCAACAAGCCCTCTGGAGAGGGGGTCTCAGCCCTACCAGCATACCCTCTATGGGACAAGAAATCTCAGAACGCAACTCTTTCTTTAATGGCCAGCAGAGGTAAGAAATTCAAATAAATCTGGTGGATGTTCTTTCCCCGGAGCTCAGTGTTGCAAAGTAGAAAACATACTTGTGCTGAAcacaagaaactggtgacccagagttTCTGACATGGTACAGCTTTTCAAGACAACGTCTGGGACAGGTCTATCCTACCAAGACCTCTACAACTGGTTTTTAAGCTGTTAGAATGAGATAAGTAACTGCTTTCCTTGCAAAGGGGAAGAATAATCAGTGATACAAAAATCTAACATTCTAGCCAAGAAAAAAGCTAGCTAGTGATGCAACATGTGGGAGACACGCTCACTAACCAGAACACATTTCTCGACACCCTCAATGCTACTTATTCATTGCTCTGGCAGCAGAAAGGACACCTTCTGGAACTGATGGCAGGGCAGTTTTTCAACTTCCTGGTCAGGTACTTATTTCCAGCCAACACTATTTGTAGCTGAAAATTCTTTTGGCTACTCTAAGGTCCTCAGGAAGTGAGCTCAGCATTACTGTGTGCTTACCCTCTGTGGAAATCCCTCCAGGGAAACAAGATCCCACCAAGCAGAGCTCCTTGCCCAGTGTCCCTGGCAGGGATGAGGCACCTAGTTCTCCTCACATCTCAGATAGCTGCCTCTGTGATGTGGGTAAAGATGACATATAAACTTGCTCTGCATCTTGATCTGCTTTAGCTTTCTGTCTCTGGGGCTCTTGTGGTACCATTGCCTCCCATAAGATGTACTTTAATCGGATTATATTGTGTCCTCTCTATTGCCAATAGCACATGGGTAGCACTGGACTACCGCAGGCCAGGGATGATCCAGCAAGGTAAGGATGGAGTCTCAAGGCACAAGCTATCCTTAAGCACATCACTCCAGGTATTCAATTCCCTACAGGACTAAGCCCTTGATGAACGAGAGCACAAAATcttccattaaaaaagaaaaaaaaaattaaatttatgtATTCACTGACCTACGAAATATTTGCACTAATCCCTCCCTTGacagctttcatttaaaaaaaatatattatttcatttACTAATCTGTTCTTTTGGAGTTATAACCTTTTCAATAAACAGGATTAAATACTGAAGGAGCTTGTACTCACTTTCCAAATCTGTTTTTCTAGAGGATCTGTAACCCATTGAGGGTACATGGAACCTATTACTCTTTTCTCCCCTGAAAAAAGTTCTGAATGAAGTGGAGAATCACAGACCCTTTTTATTTATATTCTTCATTTCTGCTGTTCAAACACTGTCACGAGGCTGTTTCTGTGAACATGATATAAACTACCTAAGAACAAAATAATCTGAATAATAAAGTTATTATTGGCACTTCCATTTACAGTTGTTATAAACACCTTTGCTTCTTAAGCAATTTGATGACAATAAAACAATGAATGTGACAACTGTATGTTCTGAGCAAACAGCTGGATCATTCTCCTAATTTCAGATGAGTATTTAagccttctggaaatgggtcaATCGAGTGTTACCAAGCATCTGAAACTCAGAGTAAAAATAATGACTATTAGAAAACATACTTTATGTGTACAGCTGCTGAGTGGCGGATGAAAATCCTCTTCTTCCACATATTTCCTTTTAAAGTATGTGATCTTGGATGTTGTTACAGGATTTGAAATTCCCCTGTAATGTGATCCTGCGGGTAATAAATCAGATATGACAAATGACATGCGGTTTGCCGGAGGTTCTCCAAACAAAATACTTTTCATTTCCCTTCGCGCTACAGGAGAACTCCACCGCATATTTTCACAATACATTTGCAGCGATCGAAAACAAACCCTCACCTAACGGAGAGCTCGCCAGGCGCCCCGGCTCGGGCAGCTGGTTTAACAGGCAGCCACGGGAAACCGCTGCCGTCCTCAGGACGCTCGGCTTCGGGAAAACTTTCCCTCCTGCCCGCGGCCGGGCAGCTGCCTTCAGCAGCGCATCCCCCGCGCCTGAGAAGCCGGGTGCGACGGCGCCCGCCGAACCCCGCGCACCTGCGGCCCCGCGGGAGAGCCCCCGCCTTCAGCCcgggcccgccgccgcccccctccGCGGACAAACCTCCGTCCCCTCGCCGCTGCGGGGCCGGGTGTCCGCCCGGGGCCCCCGCGGCGGATGGGCGCGGTGCCTACCTGCGGCGGGGGGTCCGGGGGCCGGCGGGgtcgggggcggcggggcggcggggccggggcggccgcaGCAGGGCGGCTCCCAGAGGGCGCGGTAGGCGGCGAGGTCGGCGGCTCCCTCGGCGGCGATGGGGCGGCCCAGCCGCTGCATGGGCAGCACCAGGGTCATCGCGGGCGCCGGCACCTGGAAGCGAAGCAGCGCGGTGAGCGCCCGCCACCCCTTCAGCTGACCCCTCCACCCCGCCGCGTTCCGCCTCCTGTTCCCCTCGGCAGTCACACCTCTGTAGTCACATATATCACAAATATACGCATATCTATCTTACGCAgacatacttttttcttttcctttttacggCAGGAAAAAGACTGGAGCCTTCTTCCACAAAAGGCACAGGGTCCCCGGCACCGGGAGTTCGTGCGCGTTGCCCCCACGCCGCCCCCTCagcggccccgcgcccgccccgctcccgcggccccgctgccgccgccgccccagCCCCAGCGGCGCTCACACACCGGCACGGATCCGCTCACTCGCTTCCCATTCTCTCCCGGCGGTGTTGGCACAGAGCGCTCGGCACCGACGGGTGTGCGAGTCTGTGTGTGCGCGTCTGTGTGTGCCTgcggtgcgtgtgtgtgtgtgtgcagcgggGTGTGCGTGTGAGAGAGAGCGCGCCCAGCAGTTCGGGATCGcgttcctttcttctttcttccctcccaaACGAAACAAGACAGCAGAGACTTAGGTAGTTGTTTCCACTAGCCCCGATCGGACTGAACTGGATCTGCCTCCAGTCAAAACACTGCGAGACTTAAGACAGAAAATTGGCTCCGGTTTCAAGCCGTGAGTTGCGGTCCCACCGGAGCCAAGCACAACATCGGCGGAGCAGGCGGAATATTAAGCAGGAGCGGGGACTCCAGGGCCAGCGCCAGGCTGCGAGCTGCCTCCTGCCGCGACAGCAggcgggaggggagggcaggggagggagcaaACTTTCTGCGAGGGGTAAGGGATGAGTTCATAGTCACCTACTTCTTGGCAGAGAAGCGTGGAACAATGCGCCCAGACACGGCCtggcccctccctctccttcctcctcctctctctaaGAAAGCGGGATGTAGTTTCCCCTCGGTGCAGCCCTCCCGGAGGAAGACGAGGGCCCGAGCAAGCAGCGAGAAGGAGGGGCTGCAGGTGGGCAGGTGGAATTTCAGCAAATGTTTGTGTTAGCAGCTGAGCACTCGCtaacaagaggaaaaaataaaccgCAGCAGAAGAGggtggaaaaataaatcattcacATCTGCCAGTTGTTTTCTTAAATCCTGGAAGAATGCACAAGGCTGCTACTTGATGAAGAAATGGGCTTCCAGCATGTGCTCTCTGTTCCTTAGATGTGTGGGTCTGCCCCATGCTCCTCATCGGGGCACAAAATGGGAGGTGAAGGGGAAGCCAGCTGAAATCCCCGAGCTGTTTGTCTGAGTAAAAGCCACCAGACCTCACTACAATTGTGCTGAAAGATGCCTAAACCCCTTCCTCGGAGTCAATTTACCGATTATGCACTGCATATAGCCCACAGTCATTTTCTTGCAGCAGCCCATTAATGCCACCTTGCTTTTTCTGAGCAAGGAGACAATGACACATGGAGTGACAAGACACTAGACATTCCCATTGGAAGTTATCCATGACACAGACAATATATATAATTTATTCACCACAACTTTTGTTACCAGCTGAGTACCAACACATGGAAAGACTGGTCAAAACAACAAGTGGGTCAAGTCTGCTGACCTAAGAGCAGGGCCAAAAAGTGGCCCAAGAACCAGCTAAAAAGTCATATATTTTGTGGCTGAAAAGATCAGGCTGTCATTAGAAAGCACCCATGGACTGTTCTCATTAATCTGCTCGAAGGAATCACTCACAGGGAGACATCAATCTTCTCACATTGGCATGATGTCAACACTCAGTGTTTGTCCTCGGAGAATAAGTGTTGGAAGAAAttcactgctgctttggaaaagtCCAGATTTCTTTACTTGTAATGAATTCAGCATCTCTTTGTGGATTTTTTAAAGAGAGTTGGAGATtttgactgcattttttttcttaccaTATTTCATCACAAGTAGGTCTTTCTGTGCTTAAGCAGAAACacacaggaaggaaggaaggaaggaaggaaggaaggaaggaaggaaggaaggaaggaaggaaggaaggaaggaaggaaggaaggaaggaaggaaggaaggaaggaaggaaggaaggaaggaaggaaggaaggaaggaaggaaggaaggaaggaaggaaggaaggaaggaaggaaggaaggaaggaaggaaggaaggaaggaaggaaggaaggaagtgttGAGATGCCTTCTGCACAGTGCTGCTGATTTATCTTGAAAAACTGAGTTCTCTGGACAGCCGGTAAAGTAAATGAACTGCTTTTGCTATTTACAACATGCAAAATTAATAGAGGCAGGCCAGTTAACTTCTATAAACAGCTACTGCCCATGCACGTTCTCCATGTTTCCAAATTGTATAAAAACAAGGCATAAATAATAGAACTtcactaggagaaaaaaaaaaaaaaaaaaccacaccaaaaaacaaaaaaacaaaaaccaaaacaaccagaaAACCAAAGCCCCAAACAAAGCTTGTAGATCTCAGTATGCATTACAAAGCTGTATAGGCGGCACTCagctacaaaaaaaaagccctatttTGTAGCAAAGGAGTTGTTTCAGCACACAGAAGCTGAGAACCAGTCTGCTGAAAGGGTTTGTGACTCTCAGCGTGCTATTTGTTCCCATTTGATTTTCAGAAGCACCGATTTCCAGCTGCTGCAAACGAGTGGGAAGAGAGCTGTGAGTACTCTGCACATGTGAGGAGTCAGTCTCCTAGAAGGTAAAGGTGGACATAGCAAAACCGGACGCCTGAAGTACGAGGTGATATTTACTGAAAAAGTGCTACCAGACCTAGCTCCACAAAAAAGGACTTCTGGCATTGCTCCCAAAGAGCCAACCTACTGTTTTTCCCCATTAAGGGTGGCAAAATCCACTCCTGAGTATCTTGCCAGAAGCCACGCAGCAAATCGGTGTCAGAGCCAGAAATAGAACCAGATCTCATCATCCTCCAGCCATAAGCCAAACCCACTTCTATTACATTATCATATGCAATGGAGGGATTTCATCCAAAATCCTGTTTGTTTCAATGCGACTTTGCAGTACAGCACACGCATTGTTGTATTTCCATTAATGCCACTGGAAATAAAGGATGAAAGATGTACATTTGAGTATACAATACATTCACTATACAAAATTACAGCAAAAGGTTGACACTTAGGGCTGGATTCAATTTTGAAAAATCCATTTGGGAGCCTTGTGTGGGCTTCAGTGGCATGGAAGCCAGCACAGTGCTTTATTGAACCCAGCCCTGCATCCTTAGACTACCACAATTTTTCCATTTTGTCAGCCAAATGCATGCAGTGCAAGGACACCCTGAGGCATCTACAGCAGCCTAAAGGTTAAAATGTCAAACTTTTTCCATATGCAGTTTTACACAGTAAAACAACTATACATTGCTACACTACTCCATTTGCTGGGGTTTTCACTCACTGTTCCTCCAGAGCCATTATGATGTTAATGAGAGAACCGTAATGATGCCATTCACATTATAACAAGCCTGATGTGATGTCAGTGAAAAGGGCTCTTTATACAGTTCCAGAATGCCTCTAAAAACCTAAACGTAAATATAAAATGCCTGTGACAATAATGCTGCAGGTCTTACCAAGATCAATAAATACAAAGGGATAGACTTAAGATGGCCATTCCATTCTTAACTCCTGGATTTGTACCCGTGTACTGCAGCAGTTTCAGTTTCTGCCATATATTCTGGAGTGTTTCCATTACACAACAACCTGATCGGTGGAGACAACAGCGTTTGTACTGTACTACACCATTGTTAACACCTGGATCGCAGTGCTCGGAAAGCAAAATTGACATCACACTGGTAGCTGTTACCTTACTGGCATCATAGAAAATTGACTCCGCAGAATCCGTCAGTGATCCCACTGCGTGCAGATTGTGCAGACCTGCAGCCCAAGAAAGCAAGTGACAGCCGAAGAAAGGCACAATCACAAACCCAGACCGGTATACATgtatgaaaaccaaaaaagaccaACTATATCACATGTAAACAATTCCAGGCAAACCTCATTGTAAACTCTCTACTCTTCGTGGTTGCTGCAACAAAATTTGGTATCGCCAGCTTAGCTGAGGTAGGCAGAGCATCCTGCGGGCAAGAGCATCATGGAAAAGGGCATAAAGGCTTGACCATAAAAGCAGATAAACACATGAGGACACCAACATCACCGGCAAAGATAGCAGAGCCATGCAGTAGAAACAGTGATGGAGCGATGGCAGCTGAGGTGGAACTGTGACAATTTAGCACATGAAAATAAAAGACGAGATGCAGGCAAACATGGAGGAAAGGCGAGAGGTGGATTGGCTCTGACCACAGCAGGGGACAGGGAAGAGGATATTGGGAACTTGTGTTTAAAAGATCAAACTATCTGATATGTCACCAGTTCAAGGAGGAGGAAGTTACAGAGATGGGAGATAACGAGGGCCATGGTTAAAATGTTTATTGTCTGGATAGATATGCACAGAGTTGTAGTATGAATGAAGCAGTGGGAACAGAGGGGACACTGAATCACAGCACAATGGGGCAGCCCAATCCCAAGAGTCAAAGACCATCCCTGTGCTCAGGGCCCTAGAGGCAAGGCAAGCAGCAAGGCTGCAAGGCGTGGGAAAGCATCTAGAACTGGCCATGCTGGATTTAAACTGAAAACTCAATTTCAAAAGCCAGAGCCATGGGTTGGGAGCAGACAGAGAGAGTGATCTCCTCCTTCTCTTGTTGGTATAAAACAGCTGAGAAGAATGGCAGTGCCTcgtcgcaccagtgcagagtggtCCATGGTCTGCAGTGAGGGAGACGTTGAGTCAGAGCCAGGGACTGCAGGGAGGAGGGCAATGAGGACAAGTGTCACCAAGACAGCATGGGCCCCAGGCAATGGTGATTTTCTGTTCCTTCAGCTGTACCTCCTGTCAGAAACACGTATAACACCCTCTAACATAAGCATGATACAAGGGTTAAGTCTGGCTGAAATAACTAGACTGGTAGAACAACAGGTCTGCGTGCCAAGGGGGTCAATTCAGCTCTTCATCCTTCAGAGGTATAGATAAACTATAGACCTGCCAAGTCTAGTGATTTTTCCCTGTATTTCTTGGCCCTCATTTCAAGGAATTTCAAGGAATCcactgttgtgtgttttttttctaatttttgcctatttttttttttttccttctttttctagaGCTGGACTTACTGGTTGGTGGAAAATGAATTAACTTGAAATGAGAAACTGCTTTCTCTGTCCAGATACAGCCCTTCCCTGAAAGTGTTTCAAGGGTATCTTCACTTCTTTCCTAATTTAGATTATACAGCTCCAGACGCTAGAGTGTCTCTTTCTCAAGACAGAATTCCAAGCAAATATTTCTATCTTTCCTAATCCCTacatgctatttttttccttttaattcttttAAGTTGAATTCTTGCTATAAAGACTTTTCAGAGTTACTTTGCCCCTGTTTGTCAGAGTCCCCTGATTTCTTAACAGCATTTTTtcgaaagaaaaaatgaaaaatgaagacGTGCTTTTGAATTCTTAACAGTTGTACTTTCTCCTACTTCTTGTTTCTGTGAAGCAGAACTAGAGGAGGTTTATACACCaacagaaaagggttttttaCTTCTTTAGGGGTCTATGTAACCTATCAGTACTCTTGGTAGCCTATATGCAATGAACTCTTAAAAATGGTGGTTCTAACAGAGTTTTTCACAGAATTTGTGCAAAACTATGAAAATGCAAGCAAATTTAAGGCTGCTTTGCCTGCCTGCTCTGGGAGAACAATAAAGCCCCATGGTATTTATTTCAGTaagcataaatattttttttagtgttCTTAGCCAAAATGTCTCACGTGCTCTCTGCCTCCACCCCGCTGGTGGCTGCCTGGCCCTGCTAGACATTGAAAGCTCCATCCAGGATCCACTCAGCTCAGTGGGAGCTGAGTTTGCAAAACACTTCAGTATCCTGGGGGTAAAAGGTGCTCCTATTACTGCAAACCATAACTGACAATGTTTCTGCTTGGTTAACCTTGGCAATGGGGTTTGACACTGAAAAGGTGCTAGACGTCGTTATTGGGACTGAAGTCAGAGAGGAAAAGGGGTCCCAGCAGTCGGGACGGGCTGAGAAAGCAAAGCCCTTCTGGTACACGAGGCGGCTTCCCAAATCACAAGGCAGCTCCCGTCACTTCTTCTTTAAACCAGGTACCAATTAAAACTGCTTCCCCACTTAACTTTCACTCCAGTGCAGCAGCGCACGCATGTCACCAGCACCATAAATTAGATGGTTTATGGGGTTAATTATGTTGCCGCCTTCACTTTGCGTCTGCTGAagaaagtaaacaaaacaaacaaaaaagtgttttgGAACAAAGAGCGATTTGTCTCCCACTTTGCTGTATGCTACTTTCCATGAAGAATGAGAGctattattattcttttacaAGTTTCCTTCTAAGGGAAATAAACACCAAAGGTAGGATTCCAAGGAAATGACTCACAAATATTGGCAACAGGCTCCGAAAATTGGATCCAGTCTTCGCAAAAGCCTTTAGGAGAATACTAACCCTTCTTATTGCAAAATAAACTTTTCCCAGACGAGCTGTACAtcatgcac is from Patagioenas fasciata isolate bPatFas1 chromosome 3, bPatFas1.hap1, whole genome shotgun sequence and encodes:
- the SERTAD4 gene encoding SERTA domain-containing protein 4 yields the protein MTLVLPMQRLGRPIAAEGAADLAAYRALWEPPCCGRPGPAAPPPPTPPAPGPPAAGSHYRGISNPVTTSKITYFKRKYVEEEDFHPPLSSCTHKTISVFEERAHILYMSLEKLKFIDDPEVYLRRSVLINNLMKRIHGEIIMQNNWCFSACSFGGTSPQEWFVPQDCPYRKRLRMAKEEYEKLHTCCFYQECGSHYLNLPYSVNASTENTSSSSSSSPISLPSCSQQVDYDIGSAPSYRSDDHIPANEIFIANARSHGHQEKAKFNDENGGNEPEQESVVLNCEPVRGIHVLECKGKCCDYFETGCNDKNNISEPWKKSLRKKESLPSNKTCCSKGSKI